A region of Ignavibacteriota bacterium DNA encodes the following proteins:
- a CDS encoding NAD(P)-dependent alcohol dehydrogenase: MKAIVYKKYGPPEVAELMEVSKPVPKDNEILVKVYSSTVNRTDAGFRSAEYFVSRFWSGLFRPKYQILGCDFSGVIEDIGKDVTKFKIGDSVFGFNDVTFGGHAEFLTISENDAVVHIPENFDFDEAAAISEGGHYALVDIRAAKVKPNDNVLVYGATGAIGSAAVQLLKHYGAVVSAVCNTKNIELVKSLGADFVIDYQTEDFTKTDKKFDFIFDAVGKSSYKQCKPLLSDSGIYISTELGKNGVNILLAITSKFSKGKKLLFPIPTINKEDLQFLKGLVEKGKFKPVIDRKYRLEEIRTAYEYVETGQKTGNVILKIVG, translated from the coding sequence ATGAAAGCAATTGTCTATAAGAAATATGGTCCGCCCGAAGTAGCAGAATTGATGGAAGTCAGTAAGCCAGTACCAAAGGACAACGAAATTTTAGTTAAAGTATATTCATCTACTGTAAACCGTACAGACGCCGGCTTTCGAAGTGCAGAGTATTTTGTTTCAAGATTTTGGAGCGGATTATTCAGACCGAAATACCAAATATTAGGTTGTGATTTCTCCGGAGTTATTGAAGATATTGGAAAGGATGTTACTAAATTTAAAATTGGTGATTCAGTCTTTGGTTTTAACGATGTTACTTTTGGTGGTCACGCTGAATTTTTAACAATATCAGAAAACGATGCAGTGGTTCATATACCTGAAAATTTTGATTTTGATGAAGCAGCAGCTATCTCAGAAGGTGGTCATTATGCCCTTGTGGACATAAGAGCAGCAAAGGTCAAACCTAATGACAATGTTTTGGTATATGGCGCCACAGGTGCTATTGGCTCTGCTGCGGTTCAGCTTTTAAAACATTATGGTGCCGTAGTTTCTGCAGTATGTAATACCAAAAATATAGAACTTGTAAAATCTCTTGGTGCAGATTTTGTGATTGATTATCAAACTGAAGATTTTACAAAGACTGACAAGAAATTTGATTTTATATTCGATGCAGTAGGCAAAAGTTCGTACAAACAGTGTAAACCACTTTTAAGTGATAGCGGGATTTACATTTCTACAGAACTTGGTAAAAATGGGGTAAACATACTATTAGCTATAACTTCAAAATTTTCAAAAGGGAAAAAACTACTTTTTCCGATACCAACTATTAATAAGGAAGACTTGCAATTCTTAAAAGGTTTAGTGGAAAAAGGAAAATTTAAACCTGTCATAGATAGAAAATACAGATTAGAGGAAATCAGGACGGCTTATGAATATGTTGAAACCGGCCAAAAGACGGGAAACGTGATATTAAAAATTGTTGGATGA